The following nucleotide sequence is from Pithys albifrons albifrons isolate INPA30051 chromosome 2, PitAlb_v1, whole genome shotgun sequence.
GCGGGGATACCCGGAGCTGTTCCAGCTGCCACCACAGGTGCTGGGCTGTGTCGTGGCTAATGTCATGCCCTCCGAGGGGATGGACTGCGGGGATTCGCCGGTCTCCAAGTGGACGGTGGAGGCGATGGAGTTCCTAAGCTTCCTGCATGGCAAGGAGGTGTCTGGTGTGGTGCAGGAGGTGATGTCTGCGCAGCTCGTGGTGTTGGAGCTGCCCCGGCTCGTGGCCCAGATGCAGCAGCTGGGCCTGGCCAGGCGGGTCTCTCCTGTCTGGTTTGGCCGGGTACTCAGACGCTGCCTGCCTTTTGAGCACGAGAAaaagcagccctggcagcagcacccagcgTATTCCCTTGGAGCTTTGGCAGTGCCTCAGCTTTTTCACATGTTGCTCTCGTATCAGCCCCTGTCACCTGCCTTGGATTACTTCTACCCACAGCTTCAGCTGGATGTGACAGAGCCCATCCTAGTGACACATGTCTCTGACCCACACCACATCTACTGCCAGTTGCAATGCCTGTCACAGGAGATCCGTTGCCTCTCTGATAGCATGTGCCACGCTTACAACTGGTGGGAGCAGGATTTATTGCCCAAAGTGGGCTCGCCCTGTGCTGCTCGTGGCATGGATGGCCAGTGGTACCGTGCCCTTCTGCTGGAGCTTGTTGCAGGGGAGCAGGACCAGCAGGCAGCTCTCGTGATGTTTGTGGACTATGGCAGGAAGGAGACTGTGACCAGAGCTAACCTGCGCCGCTTGTCTCATGAGTGTCTTCGCATGCCTGTGGTGACTTACCTGTGTGCTCTTCAGGGAATTTCAGATGGAGACTGTGGCTGGTCCTCATCACAGGTCGATGTGCTGAAAGCATTGGTGCAAGGCAGGAAACTGAATGCTCACATCAAAGGCTTTAACTCCTTTGAGCATCTCTATTATGTGACCCTGTATGGGGAAAACAGTGTTAACTTGAACCATCTTTTTGGGTCTCAGGCTTGCTGCCTGGTCAGCAGTCATAAGCAGGTGAGCCAAAATGAGGCTCATGAGCTGCTGGAAGTAGAAGAATCCTCAGGTGAAGAATTGGAGttgccaccagcagcacctgctggtCTAACACACAGGTATTTGgcccctgctgctctccctggtgTACATCTGAAGACCTGTGTGTTATACAGCGCACAGATCTCCTACCTCCAAGACCCATCTGAGttctggctgcagctccatgAGCATCACCATCTCTTCAAGCAACTGAGGCAGAGCATGTGGAATTTTTACTCTCATGCCACGAATCTGGATGGTGCTGGGTGGGAACCACACCCTGGATCCCTTTGTTGTGCCAGTGGGAATGAGGGTGGCTTTTATCGAGCGATGGTCACCAGGGTGCTGGACAGTGGGGTGGAAATACACCTGGTGGACAGAGGCAGTACAGAAACTGTGGATTGGTGTGCGGTGAAGGAGTTGCTGCCTCGGTTCAGGGAACTGCCTGCTTTAGCTCTGAAGTGTTGTTTGGCAGGTGTCTCCCCTTTGAGAGGGAGTTGGAGTGAAGCCTCTGTGTCTGCATTCAGGGAGATTGTGCTGAACAAGGGACtaaaggttttgtttttgaGTGTGCAGGGTGACAAATGCATGGTTGAAATTTTTGACCAGTCTCAATCAGGAGAGAAAAGAGTAAGTGAACTCCTGGCCCAGGGAGGTTATGCTGAATACCAGAGATGTGAAATACCCAAGGCTCTCCAAAATTCAGATGAAAATTCTGTGACATGGGCCTCTTGCCTAGCaagtgctacagaaaaaaaccaaaaaaatgtaGAGAAGAGGCTCAGAGAAGAGTCTGCTCTAAAGAGCAGCAGTGGAGCCCTTGATCCTTATGTGGCTGTGATGGTCAGAGAGAGCCCTGTTGCAGCCATTCACAATTGTAAAAGTAGTGAATCTCTTCCTGCTCAGGACTGTAAGGGTGAGGGAAACCTGCACTCATCTTTGAGACAGAACTATGTGGAAATTAAGCCAGGGTACTCTTGTGGAGGCCACTTAGAAGTGGGAAGTACAGTTAATGTTATTTTGTCATATGTTGAAAATCCTGGTTTTTTCTGGTGTCAGTTAAGTAGAAATAGCCATGAGCTGGAGTTACTAATGGATGAAATTCAGGAGCACTGTAAGAATTCATCCCAGCCACACGTTTGGCCAAATCTTGTGTGTTTAGCCCAGTACTCAGAGGATAAGAAATGGTACAGGGCTTTAATTGTTAGTGAAGCAGTTTGTGCAGAGAAAGTAGAAGTTGTCTATGTTGACTATGGCAACAGAGAGGAGGTGTGTCTAACAAACCTCCGTGCAATTAATGAATGCTTCCTTACATTAGAGGCTCAGGCGTTCAGGTGCAGCCTTTACAACTTAATCCAACCCAATGGTCAGAATCCTTTTGCTTGGGATGAGGAAGCAATTAAGACTTTTCATGAGTTTGTTGTTAATTCCTCCTCTGAACGTGAACTGAAGTGTACAATATTTGCCTTGGCTTCAATAAATAGGGACATGTTTAACATTGTAGATTTATTCACACCTTTTCAGAGTGCTTGCCAGTTTCTGACTGAGAGAGGTGTGGCCAGACCTTTATTTCCTCAAAAGCATCTGGCATCTTTGGTTCGGCTTCATTCTTACTATTATTCTAGTCTTGGAATCAAAATTGGGAGTGAGGAAGATGTTTATATTACACATGTTGAGGATCCATCGATGTTTTACTGCCAACTTGAAAGATGTTCAGATACCTTAGCACAGCTGGCTGATAGCATCAGTTACCTGAGTGAAACAATGACCAGCACAGGAACCTTGGGAAAGTCTGAGAGCTTGTGCCTGGCAAGGTATGCTGACAGTCAGTGGTACAGGGGAGTAATTATGGAAACAGAACCTAAAGCAAAAGTCTTCTTTGTGGATTTTGGGAACACAGAGACCATGGAGAAAGATAATCTATTTCCTTTGCCATATGATGCTTCTGATATCTTGCTTGTGCCAATGCAGGCCATAAAGTGTTCCATATCTGATGTATCTTCTGTTTCCAATGAAGCTGCAGCATGGTTTAAGGAAGCTGTCctagaaaaacaattaaaagcaATAGTAGTAGCAAAGGACTCTGATAATACACTGCAGGTGGAGTTGTTTGATAATAATACTCAAATTAATTCAAAACTAAAGGAGCTAAGTGTAAACAATGCAGGACTACGTAGTCATGTAGAAAGTAAGTCATGGTGCTCTAGAAATACAGGTGTGAATGAGACTGCAGTCTCTGCTTTAAATGCAGGGAGGCCTGTTGTAACTAAAGAATGCAGATCTGAAGCTCTGGGAGGACATGGGAGTAAAAGGCATTTCAGAGAAGATGTAAGCCTTTTCCAGCCCTCCAGGAAGGGAGATTGGGCAGCTGGATTGCTAAAATCTAATGAAATGTTTAGCAGTAAAAAGGATGCAATTTTGTTAAATAAAGCAGGGAAGGAGtctctcctctctgtgcagATGGATGCACTGTCAGATATTAATTCTGATGCTGAACACCAGTGTATGATGCTTAAAAATGTATCTGATCTACCACAACAGAAGATAGTGCCAGCTCTTAAGACATTAGTGTATGTGTCTTACGTCAATGATCCACTGGATTTTTATGTTCAGCTAGGGAGTGATGAGGTCCAGCTTAACAGCATTTTGGAAAGCTTAAACAATAGGACACTAGCAAAGAACCCTTGCAAACAGCTTTTCCAAGCAGGAGATTTAATCAGTGCTGTTTATTCAGAAGACAGCTTGTGGTATAGAGCTGTAGTAAAAGAGAAGACTTCTGACAATTTGATAAGAGTCCATTATATTGATTATGGTGATACTTCAGTAATCAGTGTCCATCAAGCACGCAGGCTCCCTGAGGACTTGTCATCTATTCCAGCAATAAGCATTCACTGCTTTCTAGGTGGActtaaatgcaaaaaaaccacAGACTGGACAGAGCAAGCAGTGCTTTACTTCACCAAGAGAACAAGTGAAATCTTGCTGTCATGTGAATTTGTAGAGAAGGTTGGGGATAAATGGGAAGTTATTCTCAGTGACCATGAAGGTTTAATAACAGTGGATTTAGCTGATGAACTTGCAAGTACAGAGAGATCTAGTTCAACAGAAATAATTGATAAAAGAGAGAACAATGACATGATAACTGTGTGTGAGCCTTTGCCTCCTCGGGCACCAAATGAGATTTCCTATGATTGTAAATCATTTATCTGGAAGTTTCCAGAGCCAGGTCAGACTTTAAAAGTTTATGTCACGGTGGTAAATGGTCCAGAATACTTCTGGTGTCACAGTGCTGATACTGAAATCTTGAGCTacattgagaaaaaaatagagaatcTGGAAAAGCTTGGACTAAGCTCTTTGAATGATGGCAGATCTTGTATTAAAAGTGGTGATATTTGTCTAGCAAAATACAGTCAAGATGGATGGTTCTACAGAGCTCAAATCAGGAGTATAAAAGGTGACAGTGTAGTTGTTCGACATGTGGATTATGGAAGTGAGGAAGCTGTTGGCATGGAGATGGTCCGAGAGATTCCACGTGAATTGCTCAGAGTGCCTGGTCAAGCATTTGCTTGCTGTCTGTCAGGTTTCAGTCCCTCAGAGGGCTCATGGCTTAGTGAAGCAAATCAGAAGTTTTTGGATATGACTGCAGACCTTGTATTGGAAGCTGAAGTAGTAGAAACTTGGAAAGATAAAGATTCTGAAGTCCCTCTGTGTGTTGTCAAACTGGAAGCTTCTGGGAATAGTATTAATGAAGAGATGAAGGCTTTTTGGAAGGCTAATAAAGGAACTGGTGGCAGGGCTTTCTCAAGCCTTGACAACCTCTTATTAAAGGAAAATAGGAGTTCAAACAGGGATATAGATCTTTGTCTTGAAAAAGatactgctgctgtttgtggATTATCTCAGGAGGAAGGTGATTTACTTTGTTTTGAACCTATCCTGGATGTAACTTCTGAGTGCTCAGAAACTGCAGAAGCAAATATGTCAGTGGGAGCTGCCAGTGGGAATCCTGATGATGGGTATGAAACAGCACAGCATCTGAACAGTTTTGATAATGAGAGACCTTGGTCTGAAAGCCTGAGTGGTAACTGCATGTTACTAGAACCCATGAGAAGCTGCAGCCCTCATATTTCAGGGAGTGCAATGACAGCTTCAGAACAAGAACTGTCTGAAGTACTGCTGGGAGAGGATGCTGACCTGCAAGCAGAACTGACAGGCAGTGCTTCAGCAGTTGACCTTTTActagaaaacaaaccagaagaACTGCAGCAATTGCCACTGCTCCAGGCACAAACATCTTCAAGTGATGGAACAGGGACATTAGTAGAGCTGGATCCATTAGAAATGCACTATTCACATGATGATGATCTGAAACAGCTCCTGCTGAATCTGGAGGCACTTTCAGGGAAGTCCTCCTTTGGTGAAGAAACAAAGGAAGCACTAGAAACCAAGTCACTTAAAATGCAGACAGCAACAGACAGTGAGGCAAGAGTGTTGGAGCAGAAgttgctggagctgccaggtgGTAGTGAGGAGACAGGGGAGTTGACAGCTGTGAACTTTCTTGAAATTTTAacattatttaatgaaaaagaaaacttggtGCCTTCAGTTAGTGGTGGAAAGAAGTCAGTAGAGCTGATTCCATCTGATACTCTGCCTTCTTTGGAAGAGAACACAGAGGAACTGGAAGTGAATTTGTCTGGAATTCATCAAGCAGAAGATCTACTAGGTGATTGGATGGATGCAGATCCTCCTCTCCTAATGCTGTCATCACCTGATAATAGACCTGAGAAAGAACTGGACCTGAAGACCCATGAAAAGCAGTCAATGCTAAGTGCCAAGTTTGGGCAATTTATGGAATTGCTGCTGCCTGATGTTCAACCCTCTCAGGAAGACACACAGAAGGACTTGTTAGGGTTGGAACATGTGCTGCAGAGTTCTTCAAATAGTGGAAGTCAACCTTCATTTCTTACAGAAGACTCAGCAGATCAGAGGCCTGTTTTCACTGTAAAATCATGTGACTGCAAAGCTGAGAAATGTAAGGGCTGGCAGAAGAAGCAAGATGACTGTGTGGAAGAATGTGACTCATTTAAAGAGTGTGGAAATACGTGTGTGCAGTCAGGCTGTAAGTCTGGggatgaagaagaagaaaagcaaaatgagaacTTGGCTGACTGCAGTGCAGGTAAATTATCTGATTTTTAAGGATTAAATATTCAGAATGTGCCCATTCAAACATGAGAATAGCTTTTTTGTAGAAACATGATTTTTATTCCCTAATAAGTTAACATATTAGTGTTAATGTCAGTATACTTTGATGGGTTCAGGATAGCAGACTAAGCCTCATGTTTAGTCTGGCAGTGTAACAGCAACTGATTTTACTTGGGtatattaataattttgatTGGAAATCCATTTCTGAACATGAAATGCATTTGCAAGATTGTTCAAAATTAGAAATTTTTAACTTTCAAATATCAAGTAGCTTGGaggaaagcacagcagcaatGGTGTGGGGCATCTGAGGTTTTTTGAGGGGAGACTTCTGTGAGGTTTTATGTAGGGGGTTTTTCTTGTTCCTTTATTGATATGTCATCATTTCTTTTAGCACACCCTGACTATCCTTGTAATCTGAAGGGCTTTGCTGTTGGTTCCAAGTGTGTGGTGTGGACCTCCCTCCAATGGTGCGAGGCTCGCATTTTGGAGATATCTGAACAAGGTACCAGGGTAAGTATGGTCTGAGTAGTCTTTCTGCATTTATAGGCTCCATAGAAACAGCAGCATCTCACACAGAGTTGGATGCTACATGTCAGCTGTTGATACTCTCTTCACATTATTTGCTTGTATTGACTGGGAATATTGAAGGATCTGGCTCCATGCTGAGACAGGCTCTCGTGTGTCTGGTTCTGTCTGGCCTGTGAGTTAATGTTCTGCTATGGAGCTGTGTTACCATTAAATGCTCATAAAACCTGGCActattttactgcttttctgaGGAATTAGTATTACAGCAATAGAACCTTGGGAAGAAACTTAAGCTATATTGTAATAATGAATCCAAAAGTATTCCTGCTTTAGTGAAATGTGTATTACATTAGTGGTTGGTGGTAGTTAATGGAAGATGCAATCTAGTGAGCTGCTGCCTTCTACTGTTTTAAGCTATGGGATGAATGAGAAGTCTTCCCTTGGCTCAGGGGGAGTGTATGTCTATGTACACTCATCACAGACATTATACTTGGATaaaatgacctttaaaggtttAACTTAAGTTTGCAGCTCCAAAAGATCATTATATAAAATCAGCCTTCTGGGAGATTGAATGCCTAGATCATGGAAGCCAGCTCTTTTGCAAGTAGATCTCTTGGGTATCTAAAACAAACCACATCAGATGAGTGTCAGTGTCTATTATGTAATGATATCCTATTTATCAGCTTCCCTCTGATTCTGACCTAGTAGAtgttttccagcctttcttTCTCATAATGCTTAGCTTAGAAGTCCAGAAGAACCTTGAGTACATTCAGTAGTTATATTCAGTTTTATTAGAGATTAACTTGATCTTTCTTGCAAGATCcaactgtgttttcctgctgagGTGTCTTATTTAAGAGTATTGCTGCTGTGCTAGGTACACTTTGGCTCTGTCTGTGCAGGTCTTGAATCTCTCCAGTGGCAATGAGGAGATTGTGGATCCTGAGAATGTATGGAATGGTATTCCCGGCTCGGCTTGCAGATCATCTGAGGTATGGCAGTGTGGTAGTGGACTGGACAGTACTGGTTTTCAGAAAGGGTGCTCACTAGCTGGTAAATCATGACAAATACTTCTAATATGAAATAACTAGGAAGGAATACTAAAGTTTTCACCAGTGTTCTTCATGAAGTACCTCCCAGTGGATGAAAAACTCACGTCTAGAACCCAAAGCTCAGGTCATCAGCCATGCTGTGGTGATAACAGGATGAATTTCCAGGTCACTCCTTCACATGCAGTTTTTGAATGGAAGTGAAAAGTGGGCAGAAGACTAATGTAAGGGGAGTTATAAGGGGGGAAAACAGTAGTAAATAGGAGTCCAGTAGTGCTGATGTAAAAAGTCTAATATAAAAGGAAGGACCTCAGTGGATGTCTTGGCAACAGTGCCAGCTTCCTGACAGGATCCCTTTTTGTATAGGCATTAACCCCTGCAACAGAAAACTTCCAGTCCTTACCAGAGGAGTCCTTACTTCATGGTAAGTCTACCTTAAATCTCCCAAATGGGTTGTGTATTTGGGGTTGGGATGCTTTctaattttcaagaaaatgcttattttagaaaatacagttaaaacCTTTTTGAGTTTGTAGTGGATTCTGTTGTTGGGATTTTCTTAGTAGCTTTAGCTTATGTACTGTCAGTTTAGGGGTGACTACATGCAGTAAGAGCTGCCATTCTGTTTGGATTAAAATCAATTTAGTATTTATTCACCTATTGGATTAAGCCTCTTGGAAAAGCTGGGGTGGTTCACCCAAGCTACAGATTTTGGTAGCATTTTGAGCATCTGCCATAAGCATGCTATTCTTGGTCATGTTTCTTGAGGCAAGGTGAGTGACTGCTAAGCAGACTCTACCAGGCATTTAGTTTGGGATTCAAGTGCCCAATCCCATAATAGATCTTGCTCTATAAATCTAAACCCATAATAATACCATCCTAGTTGTAGTTTGTGAATAGTGCATGTACATCTTTATTGTTACTTAAAAATTTTGAAGTGTGAACACCTATTCAGTGTACCAAATAAATAGTACATGTTCTGATTATATACTATCTTTATAATCCAGTGAATTGTAGTGCAGTTctggttgaaagggacctttggAACTGCTGAAAGCAGGGTCAGCTAGATCAGGTTGGTAAGAACCTTACTGCCAGGTCTGGAATCTATCCAAGGGTGGAGACTCCAAAACCTGTCTGGGCAATTTGTTTCTGTGGCTGCCTTATGAAAACTGAACTGAGCTCAAGTAGAGATAGCATTTGTGCTTTCAGAGATTGAATTGGTAATTGTATTTCAGTACAACTGTACTGAAAGCTGACTGGTTTATGGGTAACAAATAATAAAGCCTGCAACAGATTTAGTTGCCTGTTGAGCAGAAAAAAGCAGTTAAAAGAAGTTGatcaaaatgttaaaatagTGAGTTGCCAAATTGTCCCTCAATTGCATCTCTCAAATGCAGGATTATTCttgattttgttatttttataatgcttttaCAGTTTTTACCACTTGTAGTTGTTTTCCCTTATTTGGTTGCTAATTATTACTGTCCAAATTTGCCTattgtctgttcttgaacactCTGCATGGAATTAGTTCACAACATCACAGGAAAAGGAGCTCGGGTGGTGCAACTGTGTGCCACAGAGCTGGATCTTGCTGCACACGTGTGCCAGTGCCTAGAGAGACAGTTTGATTAGAAGGTACCTGATCCACAGGATGCAAAAACTGCAGTGATAAGTTTATGCCAAGCCCACTGAGGGATGGAGTGACTTGAAGGTGTAACTCACATGTGGGAGCACTTCATCTTCTAGGGCAGGTCTGCTGTTTCATCTTTTTGTAAGTGTAGTCTTCTAAT
It contains:
- the TDRD6 gene encoding tudor domain-containing protein 6; its protein translation is MGSGPGPLGRGDTVTLRVRAVGLRPEVPVLRLWGLLGDRKADYVRLHREVQAAAGPRLGARPELGGPAAGGAGLCPGELGLVKMLGLWYRCCVVSCSAQRYRVFLLDEGYVVATSGCYLARGYPELFQLPPQVLGCVVANVMPSEGMDCGDSPVSKWTVEAMEFLSFLHGKEVSGVVQEVMSAQLVVLELPRLVAQMQQLGLARRVSPVWFGRVLRRCLPFEHEKKQPWQQHPAYSLGALAVPQLFHMLLSYQPLSPALDYFYPQLQLDVTEPILVTHVSDPHHIYCQLQCLSQEIRCLSDSMCHAYNWWEQDLLPKVGSPCAARGMDGQWYRALLLELVAGEQDQQAALVMFVDYGRKETVTRANLRRLSHECLRMPVVTYLCALQGISDGDCGWSSSQVDVLKALVQGRKLNAHIKGFNSFEHLYYVTLYGENSVNLNHLFGSQACCLVSSHKQVSQNEAHELLEVEESSGEELELPPAAPAGLTHRYLAPAALPGVHLKTCVLYSAQISYLQDPSEFWLQLHEHHHLFKQLRQSMWNFYSHATNLDGAGWEPHPGSLCCASGNEGGFYRAMVTRVLDSGVEIHLVDRGSTETVDWCAVKELLPRFRELPALALKCCLAGVSPLRGSWSEASVSAFREIVLNKGLKVLFLSVQGDKCMVEIFDQSQSGEKRVSELLAQGGYAEYQRCEIPKALQNSDENSVTWASCLASATEKNQKNVEKRLREESALKSSSGALDPYVAVMVRESPVAAIHNCKSSESLPAQDCKGEGNLHSSLRQNYVEIKPGYSCGGHLEVGSTVNVILSYVENPGFFWCQLSRNSHELELLMDEIQEHCKNSSQPHVWPNLVCLAQYSEDKKWYRALIVSEAVCAEKVEVVYVDYGNREEVCLTNLRAINECFLTLEAQAFRCSLYNLIQPNGQNPFAWDEEAIKTFHEFVVNSSSERELKCTIFALASINRDMFNIVDLFTPFQSACQFLTERGVARPLFPQKHLASLVRLHSYYYSSLGIKIGSEEDVYITHVEDPSMFYCQLERCSDTLAQLADSISYLSETMTSTGTLGKSESLCLARYADSQWYRGVIMETEPKAKVFFVDFGNTETMEKDNLFPLPYDASDILLVPMQAIKCSISDVSSVSNEAAAWFKEAVLEKQLKAIVVAKDSDNTLQVELFDNNTQINSKLKELSVNNAGLRSHVESKSWCSRNTGVNETAVSALNAGRPVVTKECRSEALGGHGSKRHFREDVSLFQPSRKGDWAAGLLKSNEMFSSKKDAILLNKAGKESLLSVQMDALSDINSDAEHQCMMLKNVSDLPQQKIVPALKTLVYVSYVNDPLDFYVQLGSDEVQLNSILESLNNRTLAKNPCKQLFQAGDLISAVYSEDSLWYRAVVKEKTSDNLIRVHYIDYGDTSVISVHQARRLPEDLSSIPAISIHCFLGGLKCKKTTDWTEQAVLYFTKRTSEILLSCEFVEKVGDKWEVILSDHEGLITVDLADELASTERSSSTEIIDKRENNDMITVCEPLPPRAPNEISYDCKSFIWKFPEPGQTLKVYVTVVNGPEYFWCHSADTEILSYIEKKIENLEKLGLSSLNDGRSCIKSGDICLAKYSQDGWFYRAQIRSIKGDSVVVRHVDYGSEEAVGMEMVREIPRELLRVPGQAFACCLSGFSPSEGSWLSEANQKFLDMTADLVLEAEVVETWKDKDSEVPLCVVKLEASGNSINEEMKAFWKANKGTGGRAFSSLDNLLLKENRSSNRDIDLCLEKDTAAVCGLSQEEGDLLCFEPILDVTSECSETAEANMSVGAASGNPDDGYETAQHLNSFDNERPWSESLSGNCMLLEPMRSCSPHISGSAMTASEQELSEVLLGEDADLQAELTGSASAVDLLLENKPEELQQLPLLQAQTSSSDGTGTLVELDPLEMHYSHDDDLKQLLLNLEALSGKSSFGEETKEALETKSLKMQTATDSEARVLEQKLLELPGGSEETGELTAVNFLEILTLFNEKENLVPSVSGGKKSVELIPSDTLPSLEENTEELEVNLSGIHQAEDLLGDWMDADPPLLMLSSPDNRPEKELDLKTHEKQSMLSAKFGQFMELLLPDVQPSQEDTQKDLLGLEHVLQSSSNSGSQPSFLTEDSADQRPVFTVKSCDCKAEKCKGWQKKQDDCVEECDSFKECGNTCVQSGCKSGDEEEEKQNENLADCSAAHPDYPCNLKGFAVGSKCVVWTSLQWCEARILEISEQGTRVLNLSSGNEEIVDPENVWNGIPGSACRSSEALTPATENFQSLPEESLLHEKQTGCSCDLVEDPHVLQRC